A stretch of Parvimonas micra DNA encodes these proteins:
- a CDS encoding DHH family phosphoesterase — MVMLMKKNNSTEEILNLIKSSENIGVISHKNPDGDNIGSTISVILGIRENLEKNIFGIKVDDFPKNLLFLDTIDNIIETEEQDLDLLIYVDCGEIDRPGDIGELFRKRAKKTINIDHHKTNDYFGDLNYVFPNMSSTCEIVYNLFKEFDFKISKNIANALLVGINTDTYRFLYESSTSSTLRVCANLYDLGADKDYIYKKLYQNNIFEVEMLKNKLINRAKLYFDNKVAVIGMFESDFEGTDLTMDMVDDVVNYYRDINGFEVSILFKEMKENLFKGSIRSKEFVDVSKVCSHFNGGGHTRAAGCIIDGDFNTVVNLFLEKLKSEYPNEF; from the coding sequence ATGGTAATGTTGATGAAGAAGAACAATAGCACTGAAGAAATTTTAAACTTAATTAAATCATCTGAAAATATTGGAGTTATTTCTCACAAAAATCCTGATGGAGATAATATAGGCTCTACAATATCTGTAATACTTGGAATAAGAGAGAATTTGGAGAAAAATATATTTGGAATAAAAGTAGATGATTTTCCAAAAAACTTGTTATTTCTTGATACTATTGATAATATTATAGAAACTGAAGAACAAGATTTAGATTTATTAATTTATGTGGACTGTGGTGAGATAGATAGACCTGGAGATATTGGTGAACTTTTTAGAAAAAGAGCTAAAAAAACTATAAATATAGATCATCATAAGACTAATGATTATTTTGGAGACTTAAACTATGTATTTCCTAATATGAGTTCAACTTGTGAAATAGTTTATAATTTATTCAAAGAATTTGATTTTAAAATTTCAAAAAATATAGCGAATGCTCTATTAGTAGGAATTAATACTGATACATATAGATTTCTATATGAATCATCTACCTCTTCTACTTTAAGAGTATGTGCTAATCTTTATGATTTAGGTGCAGATAAAGACTATATTTATAAAAAACTTTATCAAAATAATATTTTTGAAGTTGAAATGCTAAAAAATAAATTAATAAATAGAGCGAAATTATATTTTGACAATAAAGTTGCAGTAATAGGAATGTTCGAATCTGATTTTGAAGGTACCGATTTAACAATGGATATGGTTGATGATGTTGTAAATTATTATAGAGATATTAATGGATTTGAAGTTTCTATTCTATTTAAAGAAATGAAAGAAAATTTATTTAAAGGTAGCATAAGAAGTAAAGAGTTTGTAGATGTTTCTAAGGTATGTAGTCATTTTAACGGTGGAGGGCACACAAGAGCAGCTGGTTGTATTATAGATGGAGATTTTAATACAGTTGTTAATTTATTTTTAGAAAAATTAAAAAGCGAGTATCCTAATGAGTTTTAA
- the rbfA gene encoding 30S ribosome-binding factor RbfA has protein sequence MNTKRLGRIESEINRVLSDAIYNGIKDNRINPSITNITKVSVTNDLDICYVSIGIFGDEKTKDKIMKGLESATGYMKKRIADALDLRHTPKLIFKLDESFEKAALMNELIIKVSKEDREKRELYGNVDEEEQ, from the coding sequence ATGAATACAAAAAGACTTGGGAGAATAGAATCTGAAATTAATAGAGTTTTATCAGATGCTATATATAATGGAATTAAAGATAATAGAATAAATCCATCAATAACAAATATAACAAAGGTTAGCGTAACAAATGATTTAGATATTTGTTACGTTAGCATAGGTATTTTTGGAGATGAAAAAACTAAAGATAAAATTATGAAGGGTTTAGAAAGTGCAACTGGATATATGAAAAAAAGAATTGCAGATGCTTTAGATTTAAGACACACTCCAAAATTAATTTTCAAGTTGGATGAATCTTTTGAAAAAGCAGCTTTAATGAATGAATTAATAATAAAAGTTTCAAAAGAGGATAGAGAAAAGAGAGAATTATATGGTAATGTTGATGAAGAAGAACAATAG
- the infB gene encoding translation initiation factor IF-2 codes for MSKVRVHELAKGLNLQSKELINIISSLGVEVKSHMSILEGKDLEIVIGHFRKIEAEKNKKDEKNPVKGENKSDEKKNTVNKDKKDNLNKDNGSSKDGYNKDNRTFNKDKKESYNKDNRNFGKDKKDAYNKDKKQNFNKDSKSFNKDKKESYNKDNRNFGKDKKDAYNKDKKQNFNKDNRPYNKDKRDGYNKDNRNFSKDKKDFGKKFDDRNREFLDDVVEVDPAIEKRDARKTHLQGQEKNKKNKSLNEHKMREDRNPNLILKPTKKKNKANHKTKSDSDLEFENKVENVGEIKIPESITVKDFSESLGVSSSQVISKLIALGIMAGLNQEIDFDCASLIAEEFGKTVVLETPEITEENEILSLDYEDKKEDLVTRPPVVTVMGHVDHGKTSLLDYIRKSKVTTQEAGGITQHIGAYTVNINNNKIVFLDTPGHEAFTAMRSRGAKVTDISILVVAADDGVMPQTIEAINHSKDAGVPIIVAINKIDKEGANPERVKTELADNGLLPEDWGGDVITMPVSAKTGEGIDELLEMVLMVAEVEELKANPNRMAIGTVIEAQLDKGRGPVATILVQKGTLNSGDIVISGTSTGRIRAMFDDKGKKIKKATPSMPAVILGLSEVPEAGSFIYAVKDEKTARGYAQRIINVQKENMIASGSKVSLDDLFDKIQDGNLKEIKIIVKTDVRGTVDAVKNSLEKLSNEEVKVNIIHGAVGGINESDVMLAAASNAIIIGFNVRPSQGAIDLSRHENVDVRTYRVIYDAIEDIKLAVKGMLAPTFVEEVIGRAEVRATFKVPGIGTVAGVYVLNGKVTRNSKVRLLRDGIILHEGEISSLKRFKDDAKELLTGYEGGLGIANYNDLKETDIIEAYIDKEVER; via the coding sequence ATGAGTAAAGTTAGAGTACATGAACTTGCAAAAGGTTTAAATCTTCAAAGCAAGGAATTAATTAATATAATTAGTAGTTTAGGGGTAGAAGTGAAAAGTCACATGTCTATTCTTGAAGGAAAAGATTTAGAGATTGTAATTGGACATTTTAGAAAAATTGAAGCAGAAAAAAATAAGAAAGATGAAAAGAATCCTGTTAAAGGTGAAAACAAATCTGATGAAAAGAAAAATACTGTAAATAAAGATAAAAAAGATAACTTGAATAAAGATAATGGAAGTTCAAAAGACGGTTATAATAAAGATAATAGGACATTTAATAAAGATAAAAAAGAATCTTATAATAAAGATAATAGAAATTTTGGTAAGGACAAGAAAGATGCTTATAATAAGGATAAAAAGCAAAATTTCAATAAAGATAGTAAGTCATTTAATAAAGATAAAAAAGAATCTTATAATAAAGATAATAGAAATTTTGGTAAGGACAAGAAAGATGCTTATAATAAGGATAAAAAGCAAAATTTCAATAAAGATAATAGACCTTATAATAAAGATAAAAGAGATGGATACAATAAAGACAATAGAAACTTTAGTAAGGATAAAAAAGATTTTGGAAAAAAATTCGACGATAGGAATAGAGAGTTTTTAGATGATGTTGTAGAGGTAGATCCAGCAATAGAAAAGAGAGATGCTAGAAAAACACATTTACAAGGTCAAGAAAAAAATAAAAAAAATAAGTCATTAAATGAACATAAAATGAGAGAAGATAGAAATCCTAATCTTATTTTAAAACCTACTAAAAAGAAGAATAAAGCAAACCATAAAACTAAAAGTGATAGTGACTTAGAATTTGAAAACAAGGTAGAAAATGTTGGAGAAATTAAAATTCCTGAAAGTATTACAGTTAAAGATTTTTCTGAAAGTTTAGGAGTTAGTAGTTCTCAAGTTATTTCAAAGCTAATTGCTTTAGGTATAATGGCTGGGCTTAATCAAGAAATTGATTTTGACTGTGCAAGTTTGATTGCAGAAGAGTTTGGAAAAACAGTTGTATTAGAAACACCTGAAATTACAGAAGAAAATGAAATTTTATCATTAGATTATGAAGATAAAAAAGAAGATTTGGTAACAAGACCTCCTGTTGTAACAGTAATGGGTCATGTTGACCATGGTAAAACTTCTTTATTAGATTATATTAGAAAGTCTAAAGTTACAACTCAAGAAGCTGGTGGCATTACTCAACATATTGGAGCGTATACCGTAAATATAAATAATAATAAAATTGTATTTTTAGATACTCCTGGACACGAAGCATTTACAGCAATGCGTTCTAGAGGAGCAAAAGTTACCGATATTTCTATTCTTGTAGTTGCTGCAGACGATGGTGTTATGCCTCAAACTATTGAAGCAATTAACCATTCAAAAGATGCAGGAGTTCCAATTATAGTAGCTATTAATAAAATAGATAAAGAAGGAGCTAATCCTGAAAGAGTAAAGACCGAACTTGCAGATAATGGATTATTACCTGAAGATTGGGGTGGAGATGTAATCACTATGCCAGTATCAGCTAAAACTGGAGAAGGAATTGATGAATTATTAGAAATGGTGTTAATGGTTGCTGAAGTTGAAGAATTAAAAGCAAATCCAAATAGAATGGCTATTGGAACTGTAATTGAAGCACAGCTTGATAAAGGAAGAGGGCCAGTAGCGACAATTTTAGTACAAAAGGGTACTTTAAATTCTGGAGATATAGTTATTTCAGGAACTTCTACAGGAAGAATTAGAGCTATGTTTGATGATAAAGGAAAGAAAATTAAGAAGGCTACACCTTCAATGCCAGCTGTTATTTTAGGTCTTTCAGAAGTACCAGAAGCAGGAAGCTTTATTTATGCAGTTAAAGATGAAAAAACAGCAAGAGGTTATGCCCAAAGAATTATAAATGTTCAAAAAGAAAATATGATTGCTTCAGGAAGTAAAGTTTCACTTGATGATTTATTTGATAAGATTCAAGATGGTAATTTAAAAGAAATTAAAATAATTGTTAAAACTGATGTAAGAGGAACTGTTGACGCAGTTAAAAATTCTTTAGAAAAATTGAGTAATGAAGAAGTTAAAGTTAATATAATCCACGGTGCTGTTGGAGGAATCAATGAATCTGATGTAATGTTAGCTGCTGCAAGTAATGCTATAATAATTGGATTTAATGTTAGACCTTCACAAGGAGCAATCGACTTATCTAGACATGAAAATGTTGATGTCAGAACATATAGAGTAATATATGATGCAATCGAAGATATTAAATTAGCTGTAAAAGGAATGTTGGCTCCTACTTTTGTTGAAGAAGTAATTGGTAGAGCTGAAGTTAGAGCAACATTTAAAGTTCCAGGAATAGGTACTGTAGCTGGAGTTTATGTATTAAATGGTAAAGTTACTAGAAATTCAAAAGTAAGACTTCTTAGAGATGGAATAATCTTACATGAAGGAGAAATTAGTTCATTGAAAAGATTTAAAGACGATGCAAAAGAACTTTTAACTGGATATGAAGGCGGATTGGGAATAGCAAATTATAATGATTTAAAAGAAACTGATATAATTGAAGCTTATATTGACAAGGAAGTTGAAAGATAG
- the rnpM gene encoding RNase P modulator RnpM, whose product MKTKKIPMRKCVACGEQKEKKELIRIVNNKEEGVLLDITGKKNGRGAYICISSKCVDKAKKNKRLNIALESEISSEFYEELKKYVDSIK is encoded by the coding sequence ATGAAAACAAAAAAAATTCCTATGAGAAAATGTGTTGCCTGTGGAGAGCAAAAAGAAAAAAAAGAGTTAATTAGAATTGTGAATAACAAAGAAGAAGGTGTTTTATTAGACATAACCGGAAAGAAAAACGGTAGAGGTGCTTATATTTGTATTTCAAGTAAATGTGTTGATAAAGCTAAGAAAAACAAGAGATTGAATATTGCATTAGAATCAGAAATAAGTAGTGAATTTTATGAAGAACTAAAAAAATATGTAGATTCTATTAAATAG
- the nusA gene encoding transcription termination factor NusA, translating to MKGTTDFLRALDEIEREKGVSKEIIFDSLEKALLKSYEKNFGEYENVKININRTTGKVELFAIKTVVENVEDNITEISLDDAKAISTKYNLGDEVSIKLKTMDFGRVAAQTARNIVIQKIKDAEREVIYNDFQDKERELISGQIQRIDRNNLFINLGKLEAIVTPPEQIKNEVYRVGERLKFYVKEVKNTPKGAQVLLSRSDVNFVLKLFELEVPEILEGIVEIQSIAREPGSRTKISVYSKNDDVDPVGACVGYKRSRVSSIIKELRGEKIDIIVYSKDVKEYLSNSLSPSEVIAVFINESENRARIIVPDSQLSLAIGKEGQNARLAAKLTNWRIDIKGLEKYKEDINNGLIEVSFDGEQEFINNGFEL from the coding sequence ATGAAAGGAACAACAGATTTTTTAAGAGCATTAGATGAAATTGAACGTGAAAAAGGTGTATCAAAGGAAATAATTTTTGATTCTTTAGAGAAAGCACTTTTGAAAAGTTATGAGAAAAACTTTGGAGAATACGAAAATGTTAAGATAAATATCAATAGAACTACTGGAAAAGTTGAACTTTTTGCAATAAAGACAGTTGTAGAAAATGTTGAAGATAATATAACAGAAATTTCTTTGGATGATGCAAAAGCTATTAGTACAAAATATAACTTAGGAGATGAAGTGTCTATAAAACTAAAAACTATGGATTTTGGTAGAGTTGCTGCACAAACTGCAAGAAATATTGTTATCCAAAAGATTAAAGATGCTGAAAGAGAAGTAATTTATAATGATTTTCAAGATAAAGAAAGAGAGTTAATATCGGGACAAATCCAAAGAATTGACAGAAATAATTTATTTATAAATTTAGGAAAGCTTGAAGCAATTGTAACACCACCAGAACAAATTAAGAATGAAGTTTATCGAGTAGGTGAAAGATTAAAATTTTATGTTAAGGAAGTAAAGAATACTCCAAAGGGAGCTCAAGTTTTACTCTCAAGATCAGATGTTAATTTTGTTTTAAAATTGTTTGAATTAGAGGTTCCTGAAATTCTTGAAGGAATAGTAGAAATTCAATCAATTGCTAGAGAACCTGGTAGTAGAACAAAAATTTCAGTTTATTCAAAAAATGACGATGTAGATCCAGTTGGAGCTTGTGTTGGATATAAAAGATCAAGAGTAAGTTCAATTATTAAAGAATTGAGAGGAGAGAAAATTGATATTATTGTTTATAGCAAAGATGTAAAAGAATATTTATCAAACTCTCTTAGTCCATCAGAAGTAATAGCAGTATTTATTAATGAAAGTGAAAATAGAGCAAGAATAATAGTTCCAGATTCACAATTATCATTAGCTATTGGTAAAGAAGGACAAAATGCAAGACTTGCAGCAAAACTTACAAATTGGAGAATAGATATTAAGGGTTTAGAAAAATATAAAGAAGATATTAATAACGGATTAATTGAAGTAAGTTTTGATGGGGAACAAGAATTTATCAATAATGGATTTGAATTATAG
- the rimP gene encoding ribosome maturation factor RimP: MKKENELLETIERTFKNIFLEKGIYYVDAEYVKEPKGNVLRIFIDKEGGVDLDSCEIASNIVSDWLDEVDPIEESYFLEVSSPGAEREIKNDEQLETFIGKRILIKCYKKINNEKEFIGKLKSFDKEKVTLIMGKLNVDFFRKDIAIIKSQIEI; encoded by the coding sequence TTGAAAAAAGAAAATGAATTATTAGAAACTATTGAAAGAACTTTTAAAAATATTTTCTTAGAAAAAGGAATCTATTATGTAGATGCAGAATATGTAAAAGAGCCTAAGGGAAATGTATTAAGAATTTTTATTGACAAGGAAGGTGGAGTTGATTTAGATTCTTGTGAAATTGCAAGTAATATTGTAAGTGATTGGCTTGATGAAGTAGATCCAATAGAAGAATCATATTTTTTAGAAGTATCATCTCCTGGAGCTGAAAGAGAAATTAAAAACGATGAACAATTAGAAACTTTTATTGGTAAAAGAATTTTAATAAAATGTTATAAAAAAATAAATAATGAAAAAGAATTTATTGGAAAATTAAAATCTTTTGATAAAGAAAAAGTAACTTTAATAATGGGAAAATTAAATGTTGATTTTTTTAGGAAAGATATTGCAATAATTAAATCACAAATTGAAATTTAA
- a CDS encoding DUF1667 domain-containing protein, with product MKDMVCIVCPVGCRISVDEENDYKVVGNKCPKGSNYGKKELTFPTRTITSTVKIKNAIHNRLPVKTSQEIPKNMIFDIMRELNKIEVVSPVKVGDIILENVLDTGANIIASRDM from the coding sequence ATGAAAGATATGGTTTGTATCGTTTGTCCAGTTGGTTGTAGAATATCAGTTGATGAAGAAAATGATTATAAAGTCGTTGGAAATAAATGCCCAAAAGGTTCAAATTATGGAAAAAAAGAATTAACATTTCCAACCAGAACTATAACTTCAACAGTTAAGATAAAGAATGCTATACACAATAGATTACCAGTAAAAACTTCACAAGAAATTCCAAAAAATATGATTTTTGATATTATGAGAGAATTAAATAAGATTGAAGTTGTTTCTCCCGTAAAAGTTGGAGATATAATTTTGGAAAATGTATTAGATACTGGGGCAAATATTATAGCAAGTAGAGATATGTAG
- a CDS encoding NAD(P)/FAD-dependent oxidoreductase, translating into MEKYDLVVIGGGPAGLAAACEAKKNGIEKVLILERDKEAGGILNQCIHNGFGLHYFKEELTGPEYAQRFIDLAKEYNVEIRLNSMVLDFDKNKVIHAISKDYGYQVIQAKAIILAMGCRERTRGAISIPGDRPSGVLTAGSAQMYVNMQGLMCGKKIVILGSGDIGLIMARRLSLEGAEVIACVELMPYSNGLARNIVQCLNDYNIPLLLSHTVTNIIGKERLEKVVISKVDENRIPIKGTEIELECDTLLLSVGLIPENEITREIGIEIDGRTKGAFVYENMETSMDGVFACGNVCHVHDLVDFVTGESQKAGRAAAKYIFDNNLFESRKIEILNGDGIFYTVPQNIRVENLENKLEIFFRVKSVEKNVIISVTDENGNIIKEFKRPHVAPAEMEKISLTKKQIESVTTDKIVISMKKGDE; encoded by the coding sequence ATGGAAAAATATGATTTAGTTGTTATTGGAGGAGGTCCTGCAGGACTAGCTGCTGCATGTGAAGCTAAAAAAAATGGGATAGAAAAAGTATTGATTTTAGAAAGAGATAAAGAAGCTGGTGGAATTTTAAATCAATGCATCCATAATGGATTTGGATTACATTATTTTAAGGAAGAATTAACTGGACCAGAATATGCCCAAAGATTTATTGATTTAGCAAAAGAATATAATGTTGAAATAAGATTAAATTCAATGGTATTAGATTTTGATAAAAATAAGGTTATTCATGCTATAAGTAAGGACTATGGATATCAGGTTATACAAGCTAAGGCTATCATATTAGCTATGGGTTGCCGAGAAAGAACTAGAGGAGCAATTTCTATACCGGGAGATAGACCTTCAGGAGTATTGACTGCAGGATCTGCTCAAATGTATGTTAATATGCAAGGGTTAATGTGTGGAAAAAAGATTGTTATTTTAGGTTCAGGAGATATTGGATTAATAATGGCAAGAAGATTATCATTAGAGGGAGCTGAGGTTATCGCGTGCGTTGAACTTATGCCTTATTCAAATGGATTAGCAAGAAATATTGTACAATGTTTAAATGATTATAATATTCCTTTACTTTTATCACATACAGTAACTAATATAATTGGTAAAGAAAGACTTGAAAAAGTTGTTATAAGTAAGGTTGATGAAAATAGAATTCCTATAAAGGGTACTGAAATAGAATTAGAATGTGATACATTATTGCTTTCAGTAGGATTAATTCCTGAAAATGAAATTACTCGTGAAATTGGAATAGAAATTGATGGAAGAACAAAAGGAGCTTTTGTCTATGAAAATATGGAAACAAGCATGGATGGAGTTTTTGCTTGCGGTAATGTATGTCATGTTCATGATTTAGTTGATTTTGTTACAGGAGAAAGTCAAAAGGCTGGAAGAGCCGCTGCAAAATACATTTTTGATAATAATTTATTTGAAAGTAGAAAGATTGAGATTTTAAATGGAGATGGAATTTTTTATACAGTTCCTCAAAATATAAGAGTTGAGAATTTGGAAAATAAATTAGAAATATTTTTTAGGGTAAAGAGCGTTGAGAAAAATGTTATAATTTCAGTTACGGATGAAAATGGTAATATTATTAAAGAATTCAAAAGGCCACATGTTGCGCCTGCTGAAATGGAAAAAATTTCGTTAACAAAAAAACAGATTGAATCTGTAACTACAGATAAAATAGTTATATCCATGAAAAAAGGAGACGAGTAA
- a CDS encoding NAD(P)/FAD-dependent oxidoreductase — translation MYDIIVIGCGVVGASVAYELSKYDLKVLVLEKEIDVADGTTKANSGILHSGYDPESGTLMAKLNVEGSKRIKELVKKLDVQYNECGSLVLAFNKEDEKTLEKLLDNGIKNGVENLKIIDKEEIEKIEPNINKTVTKALFSPGAGVIDPWELCIAMSQVAVSNGVEIKLNSEVVDIIKEDEKFIVKTKDNTYTSKYIVNAAGVNSDKVHNMVCEKEFEITPSKGQYFILDKSQKDLVKHVLFQCPSKVGKGVLIAPTSHNNIIIGPNAESNSEISDKSTSFDGLNEVKDKVSKTISNIPYWENINNFAGLRANSTESDFIIREAKSCKNFVDLAGIKSPGLASCAAIGLMCLDILEKIGVEFVEKENYIDSRKIIRIKHLSSEERAKKIKENPLYGNIICRCITVSEGEIIDSLRMPLPPRTLGAVKKRTGAGMGRCLGGFCGPKVLDIISRELNIPPEEVYNTNFGSYIITGKTKESE, via the coding sequence ATGTATGATATTATAGTAATAGGTTGTGGAGTAGTTGGAGCTAGTGTTGCCTATGAATTGTCTAAGTATGATTTAAAAGTTTTAGTACTTGAAAAAGAAATTGATGTCGCTGATGGTACTACAAAGGCAAATAGTGGAATTTTACATTCAGGTTATGATCCTGAATCTGGAACATTAATGGCAAAGTTAAATGTAGAAGGTTCAAAAAGAATTAAAGAATTGGTAAAAAAATTAGATGTTCAATATAATGAATGTGGTTCCTTAGTTTTAGCTTTTAATAAAGAAGACGAGAAAACTTTAGAAAAATTATTGGATAATGGAATAAAAAATGGTGTTGAAAATTTAAAAATTATCGATAAAGAAGAAATTGAAAAAATAGAACCCAATATTAATAAAACTGTTACTAAAGCTTTGTTTTCACCAGGTGCAGGAGTAATAGATCCTTGGGAATTATGTATAGCAATGTCTCAAGTTGCAGTTTCAAATGGAGTTGAAATAAAATTAAATAGTGAAGTTGTAGATATTATAAAAGAAGATGAAAAATTTATAGTAAAAACAAAAGATAATACATATACATCTAAATATATAGTAAATGCAGCTGGAGTAAATTCAGATAAAGTCCATAATATGGTATGTGAAAAGGAATTTGAGATTACACCATCTAAAGGTCAATATTTTATATTAGATAAGAGTCAAAAAGATTTAGTTAAACATGTTTTATTTCAATGTCCATCTAAAGTTGGTAAGGGAGTTTTAATTGCTCCAACATCACATAACAATATAATAATTGGACCTAATGCAGAAAGTAATTCTGAAATTTCTGATAAATCTACATCATTTGATGGATTAAATGAGGTAAAAGATAAAGTTTCAAAAACTATTTCTAATATTCCATACTGGGAAAACATCAATAATTTTGCAGGGTTGAGAGCAAATAGTACAGAATCTGATTTTATAATTAGAGAGGCTAAAAGTTGTAAGAATTTTGTCGATTTAGCAGGGATTAAATCTCCAGGTCTAGCATCTTGTGCAGCTATAGGATTAATGTGTTTAGATATTTTAGAAAAAATTGGTGTTGAATTTGTAGAAAAAGAAAATTATATTGATAGCAGAAAGATTATAAGAATAAAACATTTATCTTCTGAAGAAAGAGCAAAAAAAATTAAGGAAAATCCTCTTTATGGAAATATAATTTGTAGATGTATTACAGTTTCTGAGGGAGAAATTATAGATTCATTAAGAATGCCTTTACCACCTAGAACTCTCGGTGCAGTAAAAAAAAGAACAGGAGCAGGAATGGGACGTTGTTTAGGTGGTTTTTGCGGTCCAAAAGTATTAGATATTATTTCAAGAGAACTAAATATTCCACCTGAAGAAGTTTATAATACTAATTTTGGAAGTTATATCATAACAGGAAAAACAAAAGAAAGTGAGTAA
- a CDS encoding MBL fold metallo-hydrolase: protein MNIKRIVVGVYAVNCYIVYNDNKNGFIVDPGGDSDDIIKFVDEEKINLEFILLTHGHADHIGAAKIIKEKYNLPIYASIKEKELLKDSIINLSKSIPPFKGIELIADKWLYDEEIIDFHGEKLSIMETPGHTVGSICILMDSVLLSGDTLFRMSIGRSDLATGSFDEIINSVKKLYNLKKDYRVLPGHGAESTLQFEKENNPFMKNM, encoded by the coding sequence ATGAATATAAAAAGAATTGTTGTTGGAGTATATGCAGTAAATTGTTATATAGTTTATAATGATAATAAAAATGGATTTATAGTTGACCCAGGAGGAGATAGTGATGATATTATAAAATTTGTTGATGAAGAAAAAATCAATTTAGAATTTATATTGTTGACTCATGGTCACGCTGATCATATTGGTGCAGCCAAGATTATAAAAGAAAAATATAATTTACCTATTTATGCAAGTATAAAAGAAAAAGAATTACTAAAAGATTCTATAATAAATTTATCAAAATCAATTCCACCTTTTAAAGGAATTGAGTTGATAGCAGATAAATGGTTATATGATGAAGAGATAATTGATTTTCATGGAGAAAAACTAAGTATAATGGAAACACCAGGACATACTGTTGGTAGTATCTGTATTCTTATGGATAGTGTATTGCTTTCAGGAGATACCTTGTTTAGGATGAGCATAGGGAGAAGTGATTTAGCAACTGGAAGTTTTGATGAAATTATTAACTCAGTAAAAAAATTATATAATTTAAAAAAGGATTATAGAGTATTGCCTGGTCATGGAGCAGAAAGTACATTGCAGTTTGAAAAAGAAAATAATCCTTTTATGAAAAATATGTAA
- the dtd gene encoding D-aminoacyl-tRNA deacylase, translated as MRAVIQRVNFARVVVDEKEVSRINKGLLLFVGFGKEDTIEDLNYIYKKTLNLRIFEDNNYKMNHSVLDNEYEILVVSQFTLYGDCRKGNRPSFDNSLSSFEARKKYEEFLKLFYDNNILVKTGIFQADMKVLLENDGPVTIQLDSKKNY; from the coding sequence ATGAGAGCTGTAATACAAAGAGTAAATTTTGCAAGAGTAGTAGTTGATGAGAAGGAAGTGTCCAGAATAAACAAAGGACTCCTTCTTTTTGTTGGCTTTGGAAAAGAAGATACTATTGAGGATTTAAATTATATTTATAAAAAAACTTTAAATCTTAGGATTTTTGAAGATAATAATTATAAAATGAATCATTCTGTTTTAGATAATGAATATGAAATTTTAGTCGTGTCACAATTTACACTTTATGGAGATTGTAGAAAAGGAAACAGGCCTAGTTTTGATAATAGCTTATCAAGTTTTGAAGCTAGAAAAAAATATGAAGAATTTTTAAAGTTGTTTTACGATAATAATATTTTAGTAAAGACTGGAATTTTTCAAGCTGATATGAAAGTATTGTTAGAAAATGATGGTCCTGTTACAATACAGCTGGACTCTAAAAAGAACTATTAG